In one window of Paucibacter aquatile DNA:
- a CDS encoding LytR/AlgR family response regulator transcription factor: MSSDLPQIVASAAVPTAAPTALVADDEPLLRDSLVRALAQAWPELQVLGQARNGREAVEKFEQLRPDIVFLDVHMPGLNGVEAARQLARRAHIVFVTAYEQYAVQAFEQGALDYLVKPVDEARLADTVARLKQRLVEQRSVQGHAPALDPAEHAARDASPVLPPAALEAVIQQLLTRLQQAPRAEPTVVTAAPGASTLPAGSAASAAQPAYLQWIRASVGASLKLIPVDEIIYLRSDEKYTLVVWPEGEALIRTPIRELMEQIDPQRFAQVHRSVVVNLHAISHVTRGPNETADVHLKERPEVLPVSRSYLHLFRQM, encoded by the coding sequence ATGAGTTCAGACCTGCCCCAAATCGTCGCCTCCGCCGCCGTGCCTACAGCCGCGCCCACGGCCCTGGTCGCCGATGACGAACCTCTGTTGCGCGACAGCCTGGTGCGCGCGCTCGCGCAGGCCTGGCCGGAGCTGCAGGTGCTGGGCCAGGCGCGCAATGGCCGTGAGGCGGTCGAGAAGTTTGAGCAGCTGCGCCCGGACATCGTGTTTCTCGATGTGCACATGCCGGGCCTGAACGGGGTCGAGGCGGCGCGGCAGCTGGCGCGTCGAGCGCACATCGTCTTCGTCACCGCCTACGAGCAGTACGCCGTCCAGGCCTTTGAGCAGGGCGCCTTGGATTACCTGGTCAAGCCCGTCGATGAGGCCCGATTGGCAGACACGGTTGCGAGGCTGAAGCAGCGCCTGGTGGAGCAGCGCTCCGTGCAGGGGCACGCACCGGCGCTTGATCCTGCAGAGCATGCGGCGAGGGATGCCTCGCCTGTGCTGCCGCCAGCCGCGCTGGAGGCCGTGATTCAGCAGCTGTTGACGCGCCTGCAGCAAGCGCCCCGCGCCGAGCCCACGGTGGTGACCGCCGCGCCGGGCGCTTCGACTTTGCCGGCGGGATCAGCCGCCAGCGCCGCTCAGCCGGCCTATCTGCAGTGGATCCGTGCCTCGGTGGGCGCCAGCTTGAAGCTGATTCCGGTGGACGAGATCATCTATCTGCGTTCGGACGAGAAGTACACCCTGGTCGTCTGGCCCGAGGGCGAGGCCTTGATCCGCACGCCCATCCGCGAGCTGATGGAGCAGATCGACCCGCAGCGCTTTGCCCAGGTTCACCGCTCGGTGGTGGTCAATCTGCATGCCATCAGCCATGTCACCCGGGGTCCGAACGAGACCGCCGATGTGCACCTGAAGGAGCGGCCCGAGGTGCTGCCGGTCAGCCGCAGCTACCTGCACCTGTTCCGGCAGATGTAG
- a CDS encoding sensor histidine kinase, whose protein sequence is MSKVPPLLDGPAASTGRMPFARQEAATVLSQAEAWRAFLVYLNPSRVLSTLGLAAFAAVLLSPIFAVSFPVLLGRTLFVGLLGLLGFAVAGHWPRRLPRWLARWLLQVLAVVVMVPTATLVVYLVAVGGDLYRLLNSEGRMFGFLWIAGSGLLVAPLLAMGALYRQRDAEARSQALRFELERSELERQALDVRLRLLQAQVEPHFLFNTLANVRALVETGSPQAAPVLRSLIAYLRAAMPRLQSEVATLGDELTLVRAYLELMHLRMPDRLSFSIHIPAELENLRFPPMALLTLVENAVRHGIDPSEEGGHIELGAERSTAEGGVRLWVSDSGMGLSQSAGSGTGLRNLRERLKVFYPGGASLALSENQPHGLRAEIQFQP, encoded by the coding sequence ATGTCGAAAGTTCCCCCATTGCTGGACGGTCCTGCCGCCAGCACCGGCCGCATGCCGTTTGCGCGGCAAGAGGCTGCAACCGTGTTGAGCCAGGCGGAAGCCTGGAGGGCCTTTCTGGTCTACCTGAATCCCAGCCGGGTGCTGTCCACCCTGGGCCTGGCGGCTTTCGCCGCCGTTCTGCTCTCGCCCATCTTCGCTGTCAGCTTTCCGGTTCTGCTGGGGCGCACCTTGTTTGTCGGCCTGCTGGGCCTGCTGGGCTTTGCCGTGGCCGGCCACTGGCCCCGGCGCTTGCCGCGTTGGCTGGCGCGCTGGTTGCTGCAGGTGCTGGCCGTGGTGGTGATGGTGCCGACGGCCACCCTGGTTGTGTACCTGGTGGCGGTGGGCGGCGATCTCTACCGCCTGCTCAACAGCGAAGGGCGCATGTTCGGCTTTCTCTGGATCGCCGGCTCGGGCCTGCTGGTGGCGCCGCTGCTGGCCATGGGCGCGCTGTACCGGCAGCGCGATGCCGAGGCACGCAGCCAGGCCTTGCGCTTCGAACTGGAGCGCAGCGAGCTGGAGCGCCAAGCCCTCGATGTGCGCCTGCGCCTGCTGCAAGCCCAGGTCGAGCCCCATTTCCTCTTCAACACCCTGGCCAATGTGCGCGCCCTGGTGGAAACCGGCAGCCCGCAAGCGGCACCGGTGCTGCGCAGCCTGATTGCCTATCTGCGCGCCGCCATGCCGCGCCTGCAGAGCGAGGTGGCAACCCTGGGCGACGAGCTGACCCTTGTGCGCGCCTATCTCGAGCTGATGCACCTGCGCATGCCGGACCGGCTCAGCTTTAGCATCCACATTCCGGCCGAGCTGGAGAACCTGCGCTTTCCGCCCATGGCCTTGCTGACCCTGGTGGAGAACGCGGTGCGCCATGGCATCGATCCCAGCGAGGAGGGTGGCCACATCGAGCTCGGTGCCGAGCGCAGCACAGCCGAGGGTGGGGTTCGCCTCTGGGTCAGCGACAGCGGCATGGGCCTGAGCCAGAGCGCGGGCTCGGGCACCGGCCTGCGCAATCTGCGCGAGCGGCTCAAGGTCTTCTACCCCGGCGGGGCCAGCCTGGCCCTGAGTGAGAATCAGCCGCACGGCCTGCGCGCCGAGATCCAGTTCCAGCCATGA